The nucleotide sequence ACCCCAGCCCACTGGCCCAGCCGACCACGGCCATTACCGACACCGTCAACGCCGACATCGCGCTGCCACACACCAGCAGCGCCTTGATCGTGCCGCCATAGCGGTATGCCAATGCCATCGTGATAAAGCCCAGCGCCAGCAGCGACGGCAACTTCACCTGCGACGACAGCGCGATCAGGATCGCTCCGCCCGCCAGCATGCCCAGCGGTTCCCATGCGGTGGCACGAGCCTTGATTGCCCGGCTTCGCTCCGCGCTGCCGGCGCGCCTGAGCGCCGGACGGGGCCGACCGGAAAGTGGTATCAGCCGCGGCGCATCAAGACCTCGCAGCGCGAACTCGGCGCCGGTCAGCATCAGTCCGAGCATCAGCGCCTCGTTGTGGATACCGGCAACCAGATGCATGAACAGCAGCGGATTGGCTGCGCCCAGCCATAGCGCGCTGACCTCGGCCACCCCGCAGCGTTGGGCCAATCGTGGGGTAGCCCACACGATCAACGCCACGCCGATCAACACCACCAGTCGGTGGAAGAGCACCGCGGCGACGATGTTCTCGCCGGTCAAATCCGAGATTCCGCGGCCGATCCACAAGAACAGAGGGCCGTAGGGTGCCGGCGTTTCCCGCCACAAGCTGGGGACCGACAGCGTAAAGACGTGGCCCAGTCCCAGACCCGATGCCGGTCCCACCCGGTAGGGGTCCAGCCCGTCCCTCGAGATCTGGCTTTGGGCCAGGTAGGAGTAGACGTCCTTGCTGTACATCGGTGGTGCGATCAGCAGCGGCAGCATCCACAACACCAGCGTGCGGTCCAGTTCCCCGCGCGACATCCGCCGCTTGCCCAGCGCGAACCGGCCGAGCATCAGCCAAGCCAGCGTCATCATGACCGCACCGGTGGTCGTCATGGTCAATGACACCGTCTGTATTCGCGACGGAAGATTGAGTAACCGCACTCCGAACGTGGGGTCCTGGACTACTGGCCTGGCGCCGGCACCCAGCGCGCCGATGCTCATCAGGACGGTTCCGGTAGCTCCGAACAGGCGAGTTCGCGCCAGTGCGGTGAGTTCGGCGGCGTTTAGCGGCGAGCCCACCGCCTGCTCGTCGCCGTGCAAGCTGGCGATCGATGAGCTCAGCGTGTGGTGGCGGGCTGCCATCAGAGCAGCGTAGCGGCACACCAGGCGGTGCCGTCGCGTCACTCGGGTGTGACCAGCGCAACCCCTAGCCAGGGCATCCTTGCTAGACCGATGCCCGGAATTGCGTCACACTGGTGTTGTGAAAATCCAACCGGAGTTCAGTGCTGCGCACAGCGCAGCTCTCGTGGCCGGGTCGGATGGTCACACCCGCAGGGCCATCGTCCGGTTGCTCCTGGAATCCGGATCCATCACGGCCAGCGAGATCGGTGACCGGCTCGGGCTCTCGGCTGCCGGCGTACGTCGCCATCTCGATGCCTTGATCGACGCGGGTGACGCCGAATCCGCGCCTGCCGCCCCGTGGCAGCAGGCGGGACGTGGACGGCCCGCCAAGCGCTACCGCCTGACACCGGGAGGCCGGGCCAAGCTCGAGCACTCCTACGATGATCTGGCGGCGGCGGCGATACGCCAACTCCGTGAAATCGGTGGTGATGACGCGGTGCGCACGTTCGCCCGGCGCCGGATCGACGCCATTCTGGCCGGTGTGCCGGCCGCTGCCAGCCCAGACGACGCCGCGGTCGAAGCGGCGGCCGAGCGCGTCGCCAGCGCGCTGACCAAGGCGGGCTACGTCGCCACAACCACCCGGGTGGGCGGGCCCATCCACGGTGTGCAAATCTGCCAGCACCACTGCCCGGTGTCCCATGTAGCCGAGGAATTCCCGGAGTTGTGTGAAGCCGAGCAGCAGGCCATCGCGGAGGTGCTCGGCACTCACGTGCAGCGGTTGGCGACCATCGTCAACGGAGACTGTGCCTGCACCACCCACGTGCCCCTAACCCCGGCGCCCAGCCCGCGCCAACACCTGACGAGCACCGGAGGAGCGTCCGCATGACACTCACACCAGAAGCGAAGACCGCGGTCGAACCGCTGACCCAGGATGAGGCCATCGCCTCACTGGGCAACTATGGCTACGGCTGGTCGGACTCCGACGCGGCCGGCGCGGCCGCGCAGCGCGGGTTGTCCGAGGCCGTGGTCCGCGATATCTCCGCCAAGAAAAACGAGCCCGAATGGATGCTGCAAACTCGGCTCAAGGCGCTGCGCATCTTCGAGCGCAAGCCCATGCCGAATTGGGGTTCCAACCTCGGGGGCATCGACTTCGACAACATCAAGTACTTCGTGCGCTCTACCGAGAAGCAGGCTGCCAGCTGGGACGATCTGCCCGAAGACATTCGCAACACCTACGATCGCCTGGGCATTCCGGAAGCCGAGAAGCAGCGCCTGGTCGCCGGTGTGGCGGCCCAGTATGAGTCAGAGGTGGTCTACCACCAGATCCGCGAGGATCTGGAGGCCCAAGGCGTCATCTTCTTGGACACCGACACCGGTCTGCGCGAACACCCGGAGATCTTCAAGCAGTACTTCGGCACCGTGATCCCGGCCGGGGACAACAAGTTCTCCGCGCTGAACACCGCGGTGTGGTCGGGCGGAAGTTTCATCTACGTCCCGCCGGGCGTGCACGTCGATATCCCGCTGCAGGCCTACTTCCGGATCAACACCGAGAACATGGGTCAGTTCGAGCGGACGCTGATCATTGCCGACGAGGGTTCCTACGTGCACTACGTCGAGGGCTGCACCGCGCCGATCTACAAGTCGGACTCGCTGCACTCGGCCGTCGTCGAGATCATCGTGAAACCGCATGCGCGGGTGCGCTACACCACCATTCAGAACTGGTCGAACAACGTCTACAACCTGGTCACCAAGCGGGCCCGCGCCGAGGCCGGCGCCACCATGGAGTGGATCGACGGCAACATCGGATCCAAGGTCACCATGAAGTACCCGGCGGTGTGGATGACCGGCGAACACGCCAAGGGCGAAGTGCTGTCGGTGGCGTTCGCGGGCGAGGATCAGCACCAGGACACCGGCGCCAAGATGCTGCACCTGGCGCCGAACACGTCGAGCAACATCGTGTCCAAATCGGTCGCGCGCGGTGGCGGTCGCACCTCCTACCGGGGCCTGGTCCAGGTCAACAAGGGTGCG is from Mycobacterium marinum and encodes:
- the mptB gene encoding polyprenol phosphomannose-dependent alpha 1,6 mannosyltransferase MptB, which translates into the protein MAARHHTLSSSIASLHGDEQAVGSPLNAAELTALARTRLFGATGTVLMSIGALGAGARPVVQDPTFGVRLLNLPSRIQTVSLTMTTTGAVMMTLAWLMLGRFALGKRRMSRGELDRTLVLWMLPLLIAPPMYSKDVYSYLAQSQISRDGLDPYRVGPASGLGLGHVFTLSVPSLWRETPAPYGPLFLWIGRGISDLTGENIVAAVLFHRLVVLIGVALIVWATPRLAQRCGVAEVSALWLGAANPLLFMHLVAGIHNEALMLGLMLTGAEFALRGLDAPRLIPLSGRPRPALRRAGSAERSRAIKARATAWEPLGMLAGGAILIALSSQVKLPSLLALGFITMALAYRYGGTIKALLVCGSAMSALTVSVMAVVGWASGLGFGWMFTLGTANVVRSWMSPPTLLALGTGQVGILLRLGDHTTAVLSLTRAMGVLIIMVMVSWLLLAVFRGRLHPIGGLGVALGLTVLLFPVVQPWYLLWAIIPMAAWATRTGFRVATIIITLIVGIFGPTANGDRFALFQIVDATLASAIIVLVLMALTYHRLPWRALPVDSTPPAEATQPAEATQQAEPNQQGESDQQETADPAAETPVTRRPTSATDAYADST
- a CDS encoding helix-turn-helix transcriptional regulator; this translates as MLDRCPELRHTGVVKIQPEFSAAHSAALVAGSDGHTRRAIVRLLLESGSITASEIGDRLGLSAAGVRRHLDALIDAGDAESAPAAPWQQAGRGRPAKRYRLTPGGRAKLEHSYDDLAAAAIRQLREIGGDDAVRTFARRRIDAILAGVPAAASPDDAAVEAAAERVASALTKAGYVATTTRVGGPIHGVQICQHHCPVSHVAEEFPELCEAEQQAIAEVLGTHVQRLATIVNGDCACTTHVPLTPAPSPRQHLTSTGGASA
- the sufB gene encoding Fe-S cluster assembly protein SufB, translating into MTLTPEAKTAVEPLTQDEAIASLGNYGYGWSDSDAAGAAAQRGLSEAVVRDISAKKNEPEWMLQTRLKALRIFERKPMPNWGSNLGGIDFDNIKYFVRSTEKQAASWDDLPEDIRNTYDRLGIPEAEKQRLVAGVAAQYESEVVYHQIREDLEAQGVIFLDTDTGLREHPEIFKQYFGTVIPAGDNKFSALNTAVWSGGSFIYVPPGVHVDIPLQAYFRINTENMGQFERTLIIADEGSYVHYVEGCTAPIYKSDSLHSAVVEIIVKPHARVRYTTIQNWSNNVYNLVTKRARAEAGATMEWIDGNIGSKVTMKYPAVWMTGEHAKGEVLSVAFAGEDQHQDTGAKMLHLAPNTSSNIVSKSVARGGGRTSYRGLVQVNKGAHGSRSSVKCDALLVDTISRSDTYPYVDIREDDVTMGHEATVSKVSENQLFYLMSRGLTEDEAMAMVVRGFVEPIAKELPMEYALELNRLIELQMEGAVG